A genomic stretch from Paraburkholderia dioscoreae includes:
- a CDS encoding glycoside hydrolase family 108 protein, whose amino-acid sequence MDNFDDAFKALIGNEGGYSFNPHDPGGETMWGVTARVARSQGYTGAMKDLPLDTAKQIAKQKYWDPLHLDELDARVAFQIFDANYNGGLVVLWMQKASGAKEDGKFGPDTLDAVKSADPLKFVMRFAAYRLRYLRNLHAWPNFSRGWTDRMASNLLLGAA is encoded by the coding sequence ATGGACAACTTCGATGATGCATTCAAGGCTCTGATCGGAAATGAAGGTGGGTACTCCTTCAATCCGCACGACCCTGGCGGTGAAACTATGTGGGGCGTGACGGCACGCGTGGCGCGCAGCCAGGGTTATACCGGCGCCATGAAAGATCTGCCTCTGGATACTGCGAAACAGATTGCCAAACAGAAGTACTGGGATCCGTTGCACCTCGACGAACTCGACGCGCGAGTGGCCTTCCAGATATTCGACGCCAATTACAACGGCGGCCTGGTGGTGTTGTGGATGCAAAAGGCGTCCGGCGCGAAAGAAGACGGCAAGTTCGGCCCGGACACACTGGACGCGGTCAAAAGCGCTGACCCGTTGAAGTTTGTCATGCGCTTTGCCGCCTATCGCTTGCGTTACCTGCGCAACCTGCATGCATGGCCCAATTTCAGCCGTGGATGGACAGACAGAATGGCCTCTAATCTTCTCCTGGGAGCAGCATGA
- a CDS encoding DUF4148 domain-containing protein, whose translation MKSLIQAVVIAAVLAAPVASFAQSNQPVTRAQVRAELIQLEKAGYQPGRDDPYYPADIQAAEARVAAQNGTAQAAESGFGGVVSGASQAGRPVPANGPKSVYFGN comes from the coding sequence ATGAAATCGCTCATTCAAGCTGTTGTTATCGCTGCTGTGCTCGCCGCTCCTGTGGCTTCGTTTGCGCAGTCCAACCAGCCGGTGACCCGCGCCCAAGTGCGTGCCGAACTGATTCAACTCGAAAAGGCAGGCTATCAACCGGGCCGCGACGACCCGTACTACCCGGCTGACATTCAGGCCGCCGAAGCTCGCGTCGCCGCTCAGAACGGCACCGCGCAGGCAGCGGAAAGTGGTTTCGGCGGTGTGGTGAGTGGCGCGTCACAAGCAGGTCGCCCGGTTCCCGCGAACGGCCCGAAATCGGTCTACTTTGGCAATTAA